One stretch of Toxoplasma gondii ME49 chromosome XI, whole genome shotgun sequence DNA includes these proteins:
- a CDS encoding hypothetical protein (encoded by transcript TGME49_313318) — protein MTTDNRVLVIPIRSFAGVRSRFGCRASNFNNSARTAALDAELQEERRRFAPERQALFECVRKQLPGASKERCWAEVRRIFDNAMNYEKRRPLDPNYAVFAKPNLSLTDRGRKYKVYFHTGKFDVCAIDGREAWSCCLNPSRSSRGCQEKTVNPDAWHLLSPF, from the exons ATGACCACCGACAACCGAGTTCTAGTGATTCCAATTCGCTCCTTCGCCGGTGTACGGAGCCGCTTCGGATGCAGAGCAAGCAACTTCAACAACTCA GCGCGGACAGCTGCACTGGATGCAGAGCTTcaggaggaaaggcgaaggtTTGCaccggagagacaggctcTGTTTGAGTGCGTAAGAAAGCAATTACCCGGAGCCAGCAAGGAGCGCTGCTGGGCAGAAGTGAGGAGAATTTTTGATAACGCCATGAACTACGAAAAACGACGTCCTCTCGACCCTAATTACGCCGTCTTTGCTAA GCCGAACTTGTCCCTTAcggacagaggaaggaagtACAAAGTGTACTTTCATACCGGGAAATTTGATGTTTGTGCGATTGATGGCCGGGAGGCATGGTCGTGCTGCCTGAACCCAAGTCGAAGCTCCAGAGGTTGCCAAGAAAAAACTGTCAACCCAGATGCATGGCACTTATTGAGTCCCTTTTGA
- a CDS encoding hypothetical protein (encoded by transcript TGME49_313322), with amino-acid sequence MTLLRHSLFLPYECQGTYHYGVLCAKSTRLGYFYANVSTTSLCPNCTDNAEPQACASGKAVSISVVATLLTNWLCERSRHQIPLKSVFQLYWRGLP; translated from the coding sequence ATGACACTTCTTCGTcactctctgtttcttccctaTGAGTGCCAAGGCACATACCATTATGGTGTCCTATGCGCAAAATCCACGCGGCTGGGATATTTCTATGCCAACGTTTCCACAACCTCCCTTTGTCCAAACTGCACAGATAACGCTGAGCCACAGGCCTGTGCGTCAGGTAAAGCTGTTTCCATCTCTGTAGTTGCTACCCTTTTGACAAACTGGCTGTGTGAAAGAAGTCGACACCAAATTCCACTCAAGTCTGTTTTCCAATTATACTGGCGGGGATTGCCATAG